A single region of the Vibrio cyclitrophicus genome encodes:
- a CDS encoding DUF416 family protein — protein MLQNPLQVRLEKLEPWQQITFMACLCERMYPNYAMFCENTEFAEARIYRDVLDSIWEILTVKTAKVNFERQLEKVEELFPSGDDFDFYGVYPAMDACQGLATLIHGLLDREHMLEAVIKVSQQSVKTVAELEFAQGAEEVTNENQKENEAVCEEWDVQWAIFRPLRETTERDLELIKDLRHELREDPVSNIGVAL, from the coding sequence ATGCTTCAGAATCCACTGCAGGTTCGTCTTGAAAAGTTAGAACCTTGGCAACAAATTACCTTTATGGCGTGTCTATGTGAGCGTATGTACCCTAACTATGCCATGTTTTGTGAGAATACAGAATTTGCGGAAGCTCGAATCTATCGTGATGTTTTGGATAGCATTTGGGAAATCCTGACGGTTAAAACAGCAAAGGTGAACTTTGAGCGTCAACTTGAGAAGGTTGAAGAGCTATTCCCTAGCGGTGATGATTTTGATTTTTATGGTGTTTACCCAGCAATGGACGCGTGCCAAGGCCTAGCAACGCTCATTCATGGTCTGCTTGACCGTGAACATATGTTGGAAGCGGTAATTAAAGTGAGTCAACAATCTGTGAAGACGGTTGCTGAGCTTGAGTTTGCTCAAGGCGCTGAAGAAGTGACGAACGAAAACCAGAAAGAAAACGAAGCGGTATGTGAAGAGTGGGACGTTCAGTGGGCCATTTTCCGACCTCTACGTGAAACGACTGAACGTGACTTAGAGCTGATCAAAGACCTACGCCACGAACTGCGTGAAGACCCAGTCAGTAACATTGGTGTGGCGTTATAA
- a CDS encoding D-2-hydroxyacid dehydrogenase: MNNFTNKLYILTEHDDTYTQLILNQDLPDLEITQNPESAQIVLASPPLIAERLGEFKDLDWVQSTYAGINKLTQPDLRQDYTLTNVKGIFGPAIAEYVLGYTISHCRHFPHYHQHQQQRNWQPQLYTSLTDKTMVILGTGSIGSHLAKTATAFGIHTIGVNRTGIPSKQETFKETFHINEIGSALKQADIVVNTLPSTTETYQLLNQTTLSYCSNVLLFNVGRGESVDNKALLLAIKNKWVEHAFLDVFECEPLTQEHPFWTLPQVTITPHIAALSEPRQVVEIFAENYQQWRDGFTLNHVIDFDKGY, encoded by the coding sequence ATGAACAATTTTACGAATAAGCTCTATATTCTTACTGAGCATGACGATACCTATACGCAACTGATTCTAAACCAAGATTTACCCGACCTAGAAATCACTCAAAACCCCGAATCAGCACAGATTGTCTTGGCGTCACCACCTCTAATCGCAGAGCGCCTCGGCGAGTTTAAAGACCTAGACTGGGTACAGAGTACCTATGCTGGAATCAATAAACTCACTCAGCCAGATTTGCGTCAGGACTATACTCTAACCAACGTCAAAGGCATCTTTGGCCCAGCTATCGCAGAATACGTGTTAGGTTACACAATCAGTCACTGTAGACACTTCCCTCATTACCACCAGCATCAACAACAACGAAACTGGCAGCCACAGCTTTATACTAGCCTAACTGACAAAACTATGGTGATTTTAGGAACAGGTTCAATCGGCAGTCATTTGGCAAAAACCGCGACGGCTTTTGGTATTCATACCATAGGTGTCAACCGTACGGGTATCCCATCCAAACAAGAAACCTTTAAAGAGACGTTCCACATCAATGAGATAGGGTCAGCCCTTAAGCAGGCCGATATTGTGGTCAACACCTTGCCATCAACAACCGAAACCTATCAGTTGTTGAATCAAACCACCTTAAGCTACTGCTCTAACGTATTGCTGTTTAATGTGGGTCGCGGGGAAAGCGTAGACAATAAAGCGTTACTGCTTGCGATTAAGAATAAATGGGTTGAACACGCTTTCTTGGATGTATTTGAATGCGAACCCCTCACGCAAGAACACCCGTTTTGGACACTACCGCAAGTCACCATCACTCCACACATCGCTGCACTCAGTGAACCAAGACAAGTGGTCGAGATCTTCGCAGAGAATTACCAACAGTGGCGAGATGGCTTTACACTTAATCATGTCATCGATTTTGATAAAGGTTACTGA
- a CDS encoding uracil-DNA glycosylase family protein has product MSSSLLKEIRQCRACEPHLSHGANPVIQAHPNARLLIIGQAPGIKVHESSIPWNDASGERLRGWLGIDSDTFYDEQKVAIVPMGFCYPGKGKSGDLPPRKECAELWHNKVLKSLPNIQMTLLIGQYAQNHYLTNKTTSTLTETVRNWQVWAPDFLPLPHPSPRNNIWLKKNPWFESDVIPYIQKHISEHLAYYDPNT; this is encoded by the coding sequence ATGTCCTCTTCGTTACTTAAAGAGATTCGACAATGCCGAGCTTGTGAGCCTCACCTATCACACGGTGCTAACCCGGTGATTCAAGCACACCCAAACGCGCGCTTGCTGATAATAGGTCAAGCGCCGGGGATTAAGGTGCATGAGTCGTCGATACCTTGGAATGACGCCAGTGGCGAACGATTAAGAGGATGGTTAGGGATAGATAGCGATACTTTTTACGACGAGCAAAAAGTTGCGATTGTGCCTATGGGGTTTTGTTACCCGGGAAAGGGAAAGAGTGGCGATCTCCCACCACGTAAGGAGTGTGCGGAGCTTTGGCATAACAAAGTGCTGAAATCGCTACCCAACATCCAAATGACACTGCTGATTGGTCAGTACGCACAAAACCATTACCTAACAAATAAAACCACCAGTACGCTCACAGAAACAGTACGTAACTGGCAGGTTTGGGCACCTGATTTTTTACCGCTACCTCACCCTTCGCCACGCAATAATATCTGGCTCAAGAAGAACCCTTGGTTTGAGAGTGACGTTATTCCTTACATCCAAAAGCACATCTCGGAGCATTTGGCCTACTATGATCCAAATACCTAA